A single Cucumis melo cultivar AY chromosome 4, USDA_Cmelo_AY_1.0, whole genome shotgun sequence DNA region contains:
- the LOC103502679 gene encoding protein kinase PVPK-1 translates to MEPLVDGMSSLLKTQNPASTSRNLDSSRQPSPKQSRNEATSSTSYVVSQNCAKKPLRHPNGSSVSSKKHPTNLNVQNEGLTDVTKHTHVSNKGKSELVNLTDSSYKSTESSFQRKVPSEGGGAEPLVKHVIDDSKDCCSSGSDESGSQVLNASKGASTQIIDQRKSQPAEISCPSPQNSLYSTTLYAEAKQSFSNTEVSECASSIEKSSESVDITNSLDLDKSRKTSVYRGSTGSDISDESNSSSLSNAMYKPHKANDTRWEAMQVVRSHDGMLGLNHFRLLRRLGCGDIGSVYLSELTGTKTYFAMKVMDKAALASRKKLLRAQTEREILQSLDHPFLPTLYTHFETEKFSCLVMEFCPGGDLHALRQRQPGKFFPEHAARFYVAEVLLALEYLHMLGIIYRDLKPENVLVRDDGHIMLSDFDLSLRCAVSPTLVKSSNSGLEAKSSGYCVQPACIEPTCIMQPDCIQPACFTPRFLSRHKKEKKSKPKSEVYHQVSPLPELIAEPTSARSMSFVGTHEYLAPEIIKGEGHGSAVDWWTFGIFLYELLFGRTPFKGAGNRATLFNVVGQPLRFPESPSVSFAARDLIRGLLVKEPQHRLAYRRGATEIKQHPFFQSVNWALIRCANPPEVPRVDVIDFSSRMETPHTPAGEKMPGVDVKPSGNYLEIDFF, encoded by the exons ATGGAACCACTTGTTGATGGTATGAGTTCTTTACTGAAAACTCAGAACCCGGCATCTACATCAAGGAATCTCGATTCATCTCGCCAGCCGTCTCCTAAACAATCTAGGAATGAAGCAACTTCATCAACGTCCTATGTTGTGTCTCAAAATTGTGCCAAGAAACCTCTTCGCCATCCAAATGGTTCTTCTGTAAGTAGTAAAAAACATCCTACCAATTTGAACGTGCAGAATGAAGGTTTAACTGATGTGACAAAACATACACATGTTTCCAATAAGGGGAAATCCGAGCTTGTAAACCTGACAGATAGTTCATATAAATCAACTGAAAGTTCTTTTCAGAGGAAGGTTCCTTCGGAGGGAGGTGGAGCAGAACCTCTTGTGAAGCATGTTATTGATGATTCTAAGGATTGTTGCTCAAGTGGCTCAGATGAATCTGGAAGTCAAGTATTGAACGCATCGAAAGGAGCTTCCACACAAATAATTGATCAACGAAAATCTCAACCAGCTGAAATATCTTGTCCAAGTCCTCAGAACAGCTTATACTCCACGACTTTATATGCAGAGGCCAAGCAAAGTTTCTCAAACACAGAAGTCAGTGAATGTGCAAGTAGCATTGAAAAGTCTAGCGAAAGCGTTGACATCACAAATTCTCTTGATCTTGACAAGAGTAGGAAAACAAGTGTTTACCGAGGGAGCACCGGCAGTGATATCAGTGATGAAAGCAACTCAAGTAGTTTAAGCAATGCCATGTATAAGCCTCATAAGGCAAATGATACAAGATGGGAAGCAATGCAAGTTGTGAGATCTCATGATGGGATGTTAGGACTTAACCATTTCCGATTGCTACGAAGACTGGGATGTGGCGATATCGGCAGTGTCTATCTTTCAGAGTTAACTGGTACCAAAACTTACTTTGCCATGAAGGTTATGGATAAGGCTGCTTTGGCAAGTAGGAAGAAGCTTCTGAGGGCTCAAACCGAACGTGAGATATTGCAATCTCTGGATCATCCTTTCCTGCCAACTTTGTATACACACTTTGAGACAGAAAAGTTCTCTTGTTTGGTAATGGAGTTTTGCCCTGGGGGCGACTTGCATGCTCTTAGGCAGAGACAGCCCGGCAAGTTTTTTCCAGAACATGCTGCAAG ATTCTATGTGGCTGAAGTTCTCCTTGCTTTGGAGTATTTGCACATGCTTGGGATAATCTACAGGGACCTAAAACCTGAAAATGTGTTAGTGAGAGACGATGGGCACATAATGCTCTCTGATTTTGACCTGTCTCTTAGATGTGCAGTCTCCCCAACACTTGTTAAATCATCGAACTCGGGTTTAGAAGCTAAAAGCTCGGGGTACTGTGTTCAGCCTGCTTGCATTGAGCCAACTTGCATAATGCAGCCAGATTGTATCCAGCCAGCATGTTTTACACCTCGCTTCCTTAGCAGACACAAGAAAGAGAAGAAGTCAAAACCAAAGAGTGAAGTATATCATCAAGTGAGCCCTCTACCGGAGCTCATTGCCGAGCCCACAAGTGCAAGATCAATGTCATTCGTTGGTACACACGAGTACCTAGCACCTGAAATCATAAAAGGTGAAGGCCATGGAAGTGCCGTGGATTGGTGGACTTTCGGGATCTTTCTTTACGAACTTTTGTTTGGTAGAACTCCATTCAAGGGGGCTGGGAACCGTGCTACTTTGTTTAATGTGGTTGGTCAGCCATTGAGATTTCCTGAGTCTCCTTCTGTGAGCTTTGCAGCAAGAGACTTAATCCGAGGTTTGCTTGTAAAAGAACCACAGCATCGTCTCGCTTATAGGCGTGGCGCTACCGAGATCAAGCAACATCCATTCTTCCAAAGCGTAAATTGGGCACTCATCCGCTGCGCCAATCCTCCTGAAGTGCCAAGAGTAGATGTCATTGATTTCTCTTCAAGAATGGAGACACCACACACACCGGCAGGCGAAAAGATGCCGGGAGTCG